CCAGAAGTAGGCCGCGCTGACCACTCCCTGCTTTTCGGCCGTCACCCAGATGGGCTCGCCGCCGTACCAGCGCCCGTCCTGCACTGCGGAGCGGTCTCGCATGCGGTACGTCGCGCCCAGGCCCGGGTCATAGAACTCGTTACCCACCAGCCCGTGGCGTTCCGGGTACAGCCCGGTGGCGATCGAGTAGTGGTTGGGGAAGGTTTTCGCGGGGAAGACGGGGATCAGCGCGTCGGCGCGGGTGCCGGCCTGCGCGACTCGCCGGAAGTTGGGCAGCTCGAAGCGGTCCAGGTAGTCGTGGCGAAAGCCGTCGAAGGAGACCATGATGACGTAGGGGCGCTCGCTCGAGTTGCCCCGGAATCCGTCTGCCGGCCGGGGGCCGCAGGCCAGTGCCTGGGCGAGGGCGAGGAGCGCCAGCAGGAAGGGCGCGGCTGCGGTGGAGAGGCGGCGTCGCCACCGACGGTGTTCTCCGTGCGCGCGCCCTACCGGCGAGTTCGGGCCCGTGTGTTGCACCATTGCCAGACGCTTCATTCCTGCTGGAGGCTCCTACTGGCTCGTCACTGAAATTCCGGTGGCATTCGACTGCGGCTGCATCCTGAGCCACTTGAGCCACTAATGATCAGCCGATACAGGGTACGCCCCGGTCCCGGGCGTGATTATCTTACAAACTTTGTTCCAGGCCGGCTTGCGGCGCCGTCCCGTCGGGCGCCGGCGCGTAGCCCCTTCCACGTTCTGCTACGCATTTTCGCCGTCGGCAACGCGATCCGCAACTTCGAGAGCGGCTGGCAGACTGCGCCGCAGCCTGATTCGTTGTTGGCGCCGGGGAACCTTCCGACTCTACAAACCGGTTGGAACACTCGACGGCGCGAAGAGGAACGCGCTCCAGTCACAACATCATCAGGAGAAATGGATGCGTTCAGTATGGGCGGGGCTACAAACGGCGGTAGTGGTAGGTGCGTCGCTCTCGGTCATTAACCATCCGGAACTGCTGAGGGGGCGTCTGCACGGCTCCATGATCCCGCCCTTCCTCAAATTCGCGGTCCCGTTCCTGGTGGCGGTGCACTCGCGCTGGCGGCTGTCCCGCGAATGGCGCAGCCGGACGACCGAGCATGAGTGAACGCGCGGACGGATCCCCCGCGGGGACGGCGTGGGCGGGTCCCGAATGAGGAGAGCTTCGGCGCCATGATGACGCCGACCCATTTCCTGGTCACCGGCTTTGCCGTACACCGGCTGCGCAGGACGGGGACCCCGGTGCCTCTGGGCCCGGCGCTGCTCGGCGCCGTGCTGCCCGACTTCCCGCTGGCGCTGCTGACGCTATGGTACTTGGCGGTGCC
The genomic region above belongs to Gemmatimonadota bacterium and contains:
- a CDS encoding alkaline phosphatase family protein, encoding MKRLAMVQHTGPNSPVGRAHGEHRRWRRRLSTAAAPFLLALLALAQALACGPRPADGFRGNSSERPYVIMVSFDGFRHDYLDRFELPNFRRVAQAGTRADALIPVFPAKTFPNHYSIATGLYPERHGLVGNEFYDPGLGATYRMRDRSAVQDGRWYGGEPIWVTAEKQGVVSAAYFWVGTEAPIQGVRPTYYRLYNARVPNEARVDTALAWLRLPPERRPHLLL